One Salmo trutta chromosome 24, fSalTru1.1, whole genome shotgun sequence genomic region harbors:
- the LOC115161368 gene encoding T-lymphocyte activation antigen CD80, protein MGSNMPIIKRRERHLCILQSAMAILILISLLLLSAPAASELEVTGIIGESVLLSCDLNSSTAIDTARLRFHWQDKSEKVLYSFNKGEENQHQDNLYTNRTKAFGSEMSSGNISIKLSQVTLQDKQTIYWAFATLFDENGNSIFERTKVCPTTLHVAARFPTPSVTVNKTNMNATCSTQGGYPQPVVTWTIQDVLLAQNRTLDPWKVQTNITLDSESGLYTVWSQVNLTENQTVTCRIFNPVLRETVSNTTIVSPGEVQEGFTPGIIGGIITIFIVICLGGIFIVRKKGCGASGGTMEVEGNNHQGNGSGETEFLARCRQAPDNLEAD, encoded by the exons ATGGGGTCAAACATGCCTATTAtcaagaggagggagagacatcTCTG TATCCTGCAGAGTGCAATGGCCATCCTGATATTAATCAGTCTTTTGTTGTTATCTG CACCAGCTGCATCTGAGTTGGAAGTCACTGGGATTATAGGAGAGTCTGTTCTCCTGTCCTGTGACCTGAATTCATCCACGGCCATCGACACAGCAAGACTCCGGTTCCATTGGCAAGATAAGTCCGAAAAAGTGTTGTACTCGTTCAACAAAGGAGAAGAGAATCAACATCAGGATAACCTTTACACAAACAGAACTAAAGCCTTTGGGTCTGAGATGAGTTCTGGGAATATCTCTATCAAACTCAGCCAAGTAACACTTCAAGACAAGCAGACCATCTACTGGGCTTTCGCTACACTGTTTGACGAGAATGGTAACTCTATCTTCGAAAGGACAAAAGTGTGTCCCACTACCCTACATGTGGCAG CACGGTTCCCGACACCCAGTGTGACTGTGAACAAGACAAATATGAATGCCACGTGTTCAACCCAGGGGGGATACCCACAGCCAGTCGTCACATGGACCATCCAGGACGTCCTATTGGCTCAGAACCGCACTCTGGACCCGTGGAAAGTACAGACCAATATTACTCTTGATTCTGAAAGTGGACTGTACACCGTCTGGAGCCAAGTGAATTTAACAGAAAATCAGACGGTGACCTGCCGTATCTTCAACCCCGTTCTGAGAGAGACTGTGAGCAACACAACCATCGTCAGCCCAG GTGAAGTTCAGGAAGGCTTTACTCCTGGCATTATTGGAGGCATTATAACAATATTTATTGTGATTTGCCTCGGGGGGATATTTATTGTGCGCAAAAAAG GTTGTGGAGCCAGCGGTGGAACCATGGAAGTTGAAGGAAATAACCATCAAGGAAATGGTAGTGGTGAGACAGAGTTTTTGGCCAGGTGTAGGCAGGCACCAGACAATCTAGAGGCAGACTGA